One part of the Vicia villosa cultivar HV-30 ecotype Madison, WI linkage group LG6, Vvil1.0, whole genome shotgun sequence genome encodes these proteins:
- the LOC131608988 gene encoding dol-P-Man:Man(6)GlcNAc(2)-PP-Dol alpha-1,2-mannosyltransferase-like isoform X2 — translation MDSKTVQLEFGNCFWFLYPIYPLICIAASAVIKSFPDLFRDKYDSFDTSIIVKVAKFLRLVVLSIILYSSHARTFSLIHGYSAPIEIYKLLEHHDDVANVFKITCSMKVFASYFGPSGSSL, via the exons ATGGACTCAAAGACTGTTCAATTGGAATTTGGAAACTGTTTCTG GTTCCTTTATCCAATATATCCACTTATTTGTATTGCTGCTTCTGCTGTCATTAAGAGCTTTCCTGATCTTTTCCGTGACAAGTATGATTCATTTGACACTTCTATAATAGTGAAG GTAGCCAAATTTCTGAGGCTGGTGGTTCTGAGCATTATATTATATTCCTCTCATGCTCGTACATTTTCTCTGATTCATGGTTACTCAGCTCCTATAGAGATTTACAAGCTTTTAGAGCACCACGACGATGTAGCAAATG TATTCAAGATTACATGTTCGATGAAAGTGTTTGCCTCCTACTTCGGGCCAAGTGGTTCAAGCCTTTAG
- the LOC131608988 gene encoding uncharacterized protein LOC131608988 isoform X1, translating into MLLFRSIQDYMFDESVCLLLRAKWFKPLAVEERPVVEEDIYEIEDYYYQYEEADDDLDDNEDYYGASANVRLGNRRWGDNDFVRAGRQEARPVHRPSFQDSGASSSREPKKKEQESPKVMTGRRAMRAQKREAANKAAEVKHQKHLDRLGRN; encoded by the exons ATGTTACTCTTTAGAAG TATTCAAGATTACATGTTCGATGAAAGTGTTTGCCTCCTACTTCGGGCCAAGTGGTTCAAGCCTTTAGCTGTTGAAGAGCGTCCAGTTGTTGAAGAAGATATCTATGAGATAGAAGACTATTATTATCAGTatgaagaagctgatgatgatCTAGATGACAATGAGGATTACTATGGTGCTTCAGCAAATGTCCGGCTTGGCAACCGTAGATGGGGAGACAACGATTTTGTAAGGGCTGGGCGTCAAGAAGCTCGGCCGGTCCATCGACCAAGCTTCCAGGATTCAGGAGCAAGTTCATCGCGTGagccaaagaagaaagaacaagagTCTCCAAAAGTTATGACAGGAAGACGGGCAATGAGGGCACAGAAAAGGGAAGCTGCTAATAAGGCAGCTGAAGTGAAGCACCAGAAGCATTTGGATAGGTTGGGTAGGAACTAG
- the LOC131611329 gene encoding uncharacterized protein LOC131611329, with amino-acid sequence MESKNKVVLELFLFVSALSARNLGFLASQNRGNPVSVHFLHQNPKYEKNLPFLIPLHLASSSISSSFVPSSIHTYFLCFTPASQLAKLLIVRGTNQINLWTSIVLKIEVLPNNSASSRKQEHVEAGKRRLEEFRKKKADERVKKATSSGSVPNSDACHWNSFRVIRINRHGYTAVLHSYTACHLDYVIRVVVKR; translated from the exons ATGGAATCGAAGAACAAAGTCGTATTAGAATTGTTTCTGTTTGTTTCCGCGCTCAGTGCACGAAACCTAGGTTTTCTAGCTTCCCAAAATCGAGGGAACCCTGTTTCAGTTCATTTCCTTCACCAAAACCCTAAATACGAAAAGAACTTACCATTTTTGATCCCCTTGCACCTTGCTTCATCTTCCATTTCTTCATCCTTCGTACCTTCTTCTATTCACACCTATTTCTTATGCTTCACACCGGCGAGCCAGTTAGCCAAGCTGCTCATCGTTAGAG GTacaaatcaaataaatttatgGACAAGTATTGTATTGAAGATTGAA GTGCTGCCGAACAACTCTGCTTCGTCTCGGAAGCAAGAGCATGTGGAAGCTGGCAAGCGTCGG CTGGAGGAGTTTCGTAAAAAGAAAGCCGATGAGCGGGTCAAGAAGGCTACATCTTCTGGCTCTGTGCCAAATTCTGATGCATGCCATTGGAATAGCTTTCGGGTAATCCGGATAAACCGACATGGTTACACCGCGGTGTTGCATTCCTACACAGCATGCCATTTAGACTATGTCATCCGTGTCGTCGTGAAAAGATAA